A stretch of DNA from Bacillota bacterium:
GCTGGTGATACATGAGTGGTGGGGGCTAAACGATTGGGTGAAGCAGCAGGCGGATGCTCTGGCGAAGGAGGGGTACGTGGCGCTGGCGGTAGACCTGTATCGTGGCAGGGTGACCACCGAGGTTATGGAGGCGCACGAGCTGAGCCGCGGGCTGCCGGAGGACCGCGCCCTTCGCGACCTCCAGGCAGGCTTTCAGTATTTGCGCCGCCTGCCACAGACGCGCAGAAAGCGTCTGGGAGTCATCGGCTGGTGCATGGGAGGCAGCTGGGCGCTGACGCTGGCAATAAACCAGCCGCAGCTGGGCGCGTGTGTCATCTATTACGGTCGGTTACTGACCGATGAAGCCGCGTTGCAGCGCATCACCTGTCCGGTACTCGGCATTTTCGGCGACCGCGACCGCGGCATTCCGGTGGAGCTCGTACGCGCGTTTGAAAGTGAGATGCGCCGCCTGCGCAAGAGGGTGGACATCCACGTGTTCCCTAATGCCGGACACGCTTTCGCCAACCCCAACAACCAGCAGGGTTACAACCGTGAGGCTGCAGAGAAAGCATGGCAAATCACTCTGCAGTTCTTGCAGCGTACGCTGGGGAGGTAGAC
This window harbors:
- a CDS encoding dienelactone hydrolase family protein, which translates into the protein MPEQIEVRTVQFKSNGDTVRAYLAAPKRREPVPGLLVIHEWWGLNDWVKQQADALAKEGYVALAVDLYRGRVTTEVMEAHELSRGLPEDRALRDLQAGFQYLRRLPQTRRKRLGVIGWCMGGSWALTLAINQPQLGACVIYYGRLLTDEAALQRITCPVLGIFGDRDRGIPVELVRAFESEMRRLRKRVDIHVFPNAGHAFANPNNQQGYNREAAEKAWQITLQFLQRTLGR